One Fusobacterium russii ATCC 25533 genomic region harbors:
- the cobU gene encoding bifunctional adenosylcobinamide kinase/adenosylcobinamide-phosphate guanylyltransferase encodes MGKIIFFTGGVRSGKSQFAEEYIKEKKYEKKIYFATAIPFDDEMKDRIEKHRKRRDESWITVEGYRNLVKKLDSEFLENFDAILFDCVTNFVSNSMIMEREVDWDNISQKNVNIIENEIIDEIKKLINWIRKHKIDCVFVTNEIGMGLVPSYSLGRHFRDICGNVNQIVAKESDEAYLAVSGIKVKIK; translated from the coding sequence ATGGGAAAAATTATATTTTTTACAGGTGGAGTCAGAAGTGGAAAAAGTCAATTTGCTGAAGAATACATAAAAGAAAAAAAATATGAAAAAAAAATTTATTTTGCAACTGCTATTCCATTTGATGATGAAATGAAAGATAGAATTGAAAAACATAGAAAGCGAAGAGATGAAAGTTGGATTACGGTTGAAGGATATAGAAATTTAGTAAAAAAGTTAGATTCAGAGTTTTTGGAAAATTTTGATGCTATACTTTTTGACTGTGTTACTAATTTTGTATCAAATTCTATGATAATGGAGAGAGAGGTTGATTGGGACAATATATCTCAAAAAAATGTTAATATTATAGAAAATGAAATAATTGATGAGATAAAAAAACTTATAAATTGGATAAGAAAGCATAAAATAGACTGTGTCTTTGTGACAAATGAGATAGGCATGGGTCTTGTCCCTAGTTATTCCTTAGGAAGACATTTCAGAGATATCTGTGGAAATGTAAATCAAATTGTAGCTAAGGAATCAGATGAAGCTTACTTAGCAGTTTCAGGAATTAAAGTAAAAATAAAATAG